The genomic segment ACATTACTACTAAACCTCCCACGTCCAAGTCGTTACAGGCTTTTAAGGACTGCTTGAGCTGCCGCCTCATCTGCGGCGGCGGTCTGATCGTGGCCGGGGCCTACGTGTACAACGGCGCCCGTACAGTCATGCGCCAGCGCGGGCCGACCACCATAGGGATCGTCGCACAGATCACATTCGCAGCATGTGAGTAGGACGCCAGTAGACTCATAGAAAATATATCAACAATACATGTTAGAGAAAATATATCAACAATACATGTTAGCGTGAATTAAACATTTATAATGACTTGTTCCCTCTTATTAGGTGTGGCTGGATGGGGAGTGATCGTCATGGTTGACCCTGTGGGGAAAATGCAGAGGGCGGACGAGAAGTGAGGCAGCTTGGGGATAAACATGGACAAAGACACTGTTTGAAACGGGCATAATTATGTGtgacaaatatacattataagcATATCAAGGAGTTATTGCATTTTTCCatgtgtgtacagctctggtcatggctacattcgcacccacctgcacaaatgtacttcaaaatgtaacaatcaaaataaatatgactttttgttttgtttactaggaCACGCATATAAAATATGCactagtttgaccatttaaaatcaacaataataaaaagatgcttggaaatagcataaaaatgccacaAAAACGCGATACatggcgttactttttggtgtaaccatcatgagcgttctgttcaggtatatttcttttatattttgataaatcatcatatatacaccaccgttcaaaagtttggggtcacccaaacaattttgtggaatagtcttcatttctaagaacaaaaatagactgtcgagtttcagatggaagttctctttttctggccattttgagcgtttaattcaatcaatcaatgtttatttatatagccctaaatcacaagtgtctcaaagggctgtacaagccacaacgacatcctcggtacaaagcccacatacgggcaaggaaaactcaaccccagtgggacgtcaatgtgaatgactatgagaaaccttggagaggaccccccccccttatttgaccccacaaatgtgatgctccagaaactcaatctgtccgccctgagatcggtaggttgtgagctcaaaccccggtcgggtcataccaaagactataaaaatgggacccattacctccctgcttggcactcagcatcaagggttggaattgggggttaaatcaccaaaaatgattcccgggtgcggctacgctgctgcccactgctcccctcacctcccagggggtgatcaaggggatgggtcaaatgcagaggacaaatttcaccacacctagtgtgtgtgtgacaatcattggtactttaacttaactttaaccccccccccccttatttgaccccacaaatgtgatgctccagaaactcaatctgctcaaaggaaggtcagttttgtagcttctgtaacgagctaaactgttttcagacgtgtgaacatgattgcacaagggttttctaattatcaattagccttctgagccaatgagcaaacacattgtaccattagaacactggagtgatagttgctggaaatgggcctctatacacctatgtagatattgcaccaaaaagcagacatttgcagctagaatagtcatttaccacattagcaatgtatagagtgtatttctttaaagttaagactagtttaaagttatcttcattgaaaaataaggacattttaatgtgaccccaaacttttgaacggtagtgtacgtttcccatcctcacctatggtcatgagctttgggttatgaccgaaaggacaagatcacgggtacaatcggcccaaatgagtttggggctctcccttagagatagggtgagaagctcaaagggggagctcaaagtaaagccgctgctcctccacatggagaggagccagatgaggtggttcgggcatctggtcaggatgccacccgtacgcctccctagagaggtatttagggcacgtccgaccggtaggaggtcacagggaagatccaggacacgttgggtagattatgtctcccggctggcctgggatcccccgggaagagctggacgaagtggctggggagaggaaagtctgggcttccctgcttaggctgctgcccccgcgacccgacctcggataagcggaagaagatggatggatggagtctgAGTTACCTTTTTATTAGTGTTATACTGATCTGAGCACAGTTGCTCTCAAGGAAGGTTTGTTGAGAAGCATgatgcaaaaacaaaacaaacactaaaGGTCATTTCAGTCGAGTAAAGTGATCATGACATTCTGatttgctcttttttttgtttttttaggttaaagaaaaatatgaaaatagagTTGAAAGAACATTTAGGCACGCTATTGACACAAACTGTACAAGTATATGCACGTATTGGGGTTAAAAAGGTGGTGATCACCTTCCGTGTACAAGTCGGTTTATTCCTCCGCCGAAGCTGAGCGCCGACCAATGACCGCGGCTTTGGGTGCTCCGTCCAGCCAATAGGAGGCGCTCTCCCGCAGTTGCTACTTAAGTGCTTATTTGCAGTGATTGCACAGGTCACGTGGGGGGGAGGGGCCTGATCCTGCTTGAGCCTACTGGCTAGCTTGCCAATAAAAGTGACCGTCCAGGTAAAACACTTGGGTAGTGGGGGGGGGAAAAATGACTTATAAAACAAGTCTGTAAAAAGAAAAGCAGTACAATGGAATgttaaagtttttaaaaaataatatctcGTTGACTGTACAAGAATTCACATGCATTAAAGTAATATTGCACAAAACGTGATTAGGGATATTTGTCCATATATCTCTAGTGAAGGATTCAGTCATGTCCTAGTGtgcgtaaatttttttttttttttttttttttacactcttaaggcgacctcgctcgcccacactggcaccgtttttgttttttttaccactcAAACACGCTCGCACTGAATTGTCCACAGGCCACACACGCGATACATTCTTTGAAGCATACTACTGGTGTGCTCGTGACGACGCTCGTCGTTTCTTCAATGTTCACACGTGGGCTTTGGTCGTCAGGGTTGGAGTTAAAGGGGGTGTGGCTTCCTCCTGGAGGATTGTGACGTACAGTCAGGAACACGAAAGGATCCAAGAGAAGCCCcgaggcttaaaaaaaaaaaaaaaaaaatccattcatcCTATATTTGTTCAGTCACATTTTAAAAACAGCGCCTCGTAAACCAGTGCTTTTGACATATTTGGTTGCCACGGAAACACAACTACAAGAGTGCAGCTTTTTTGTAGTTAAAACGTCTACAGCATTAAGGGGGGCGAGTCGGGACTGCGGCTGCTTCGCCTTGATGGTGGCGCCCAATCGCAGAAGCGGGCCGGAAGGTAAGGCAAGGTGTGGGTGTATGCTAATTATTcctgcagtttaaaaaaaaaaaaaggggtacaGTACTCATGGGCCGCCTATTAGGACCAACACAAACCCGCCCTGATCAAGCTGAACAACTAAAAACATCTGAGAGGGGCAAAACGACGGTGACTTAAAGGCTGTCATGTTCAGTCTGGATGCCATTGCTTTGTTTGTGGGCGTGTTTCCATACTTTAAAGTTCACATTAAGCCCCTCCCCCAAGCTCAAAAGTTTAGctcttaagtgtgtgtgtgtgttgacttcgCTTTTGTCACCTTTTGAGGGAGGAAGATTTGAGTTTCTGGCTATATCTGTGGATGCGCGGCGAGCGGGAGTGCAGCTTGACAAAAAGCTCCGGGAACTTGTACTGAGGAAACATGGTCTCCAAGAAGCCCTCCAGGAACACGTAGACCAGTCGTCGGTTCATGGGCTGGTACTGGAACATGTTGAAGACCCGCAGTATGCCCTTGCGAGTGGTGTCCGCACCGATGATGTGCTTCAGCTCATCTGCACATAAGGAAACATGAGCGCTCAATAAAGTGCAATACTTGGGATGAACACAAGGGGCTCACTTGTCTTACTGAatcatctacaccaggggtcaccaacctttttgacaccaagagctacttcttgggtagtgattaatgcgaagggctaccagtttgatacacacttaaataaattgccagaaatagccaatttgctcaatttacctttaactctatgttattattaataattaatgatatttacacttaattgaacagtttaaaagaggagaaaacacgaaaaaaaatgacaattaaattttgaaacatagttaatcttcaatttcgactctttaaaattcaaaattcaaccgaaaaaaagaagagaaaaactagctgattcgaatctttttgaaaaaataaaaaaaataatttatggaacatcgttagtaatttttcctgattaagattaattttagaattttgatgacatgttttaaataggttaaaatccaatctgcactttgttaggatatataacaaattggaccaagctatatttataacaaagacaactcattatttcttccagaacaaaaatttaaaaaaaaaattcaaaagaccttgaaataagatttaaatttgattctacagattttctaaatttgccagaatacattttttgaattttaatcaaaataagtttggagaaatatttcacaaatattcttcgtcaaaaaaacagaagctaaaatgaagaattcaattaaaatgtatttattattctttacaataaaaacaataaaattacttcaacattgatttaaattgtcaggaaagaagaggaaggaatttaaaaggtaaaaaggtatatgtgtttaaaaatcctaaaatcatttttaaggttgtattttttctctaaaattgtctttctgaaagttataagaagcaaagtaaaaaaattaatgaatttatttaaacaagtgaagaccaagtctttaaaatattttcttggattttctaattctatttgagttttgtctctctcagaattaaaaatgtcgagcaaagcgagaccagcttgctagtaaataaatacaatttaaaaaatagaggcagcccactggtaagtgctgctatttgagctatttttagaacaggccagcgggcgactcatctggtccttacgggcgacctggtgcccgcgtgcaccgcgttggtgacccctgatctacaaggTACATAAACATTACACAGTGCTAACTCAGGTTTTGTTAATCCTCTCCAAATGGTCAGACCAAgacaaaatatgcatgaaaactgcAGAAATTATTccaataaagattaaaaaaactgattttttttttagagaataaATGTAGTTTGTGACATGTGTACAGTTGTGTTTTAaatcaatcaaattttatttataaagcgcttttcatgcgTAAAAAATGTCACACAAAGGGCTTTACAGACTTTAAAACAATGCCAGATTAAGATAAGAGCTGTCTTTGGACCAATTGTGTCAaaagtatgtgggctctgtaccgaggatgtcgttgtggcttgtgcagccctttgagacacttgtgatttaggactatataaatgaacattgattgattgattgagcaaTTGTAATGCTTTAAATGACAAACATCGCCGCCTTTAGTTGACGTAGCGACTGTCACACTAAACACTGTAGAGAAGATAAGTGATTAAAGTGATTAAAAAAAGCAAGAAAAAGTTGAGAATAATAACTTAAATAAAGTCAAATGAAGGAAGTGAAAGAagctactgtgatgtgctgccactctGTCAGGcccatcaaataaataaaaaaatccacatatatataaaatatacacgcacacatacatacatacatacatacacacacatatatatatatatatatatatatatatatatatatatatatatacatactgtacatatatatacatatatatatatatatatatatatatgtatatatatacacatatatatatatacttacatatatacttacatacatttatacatacatacatatatactgtatatacacatatatacatacacacacatatatatatatatataaatatatatatacatacacatatatatatacttacatacatttatacatacatacatatatatttatatatatatttatatatatacacatatatatatacttacatacatttatacatacatacatatatactgtatatacacatatatacatacacacatatacatatatatatatatatatatgtatatatatatatacacatatatatacttacatacatttatacatacatatatacactgtatatacacatatatacatacacatatatatacatatatacacacatatatatacagatacacacatatatacatacatatatatatatatatatatacatacatacatacatttatacatacatatatatatacatacatatatatatacacatatatatataca from the Entelurus aequoreus isolate RoL-2023_Sb linkage group LG20, RoL_Eaeq_v1.1, whole genome shotgun sequence genome contains:
- the dmac1 gene encoding distal membrane-arm assembly complex protein 1, producing MITTGSTQSCSRCVLPAEQGDICAKLNAFAQLSLAHTHRNKMATPEAATGGEISDITTKPPTSKSLQAFKDCLSCRLICGGGLIVAGAYVYNGARTVMRQRGPTTIGIVAQITFAACVAGWGVIVMVDPVGKMQRADEK